One genomic region from Sphingomicrobium aestuariivivum encodes:
- the lepA gene encoding translation elongation factor 4, translating to MADLEKIRNFSIIAHIDHGKSTLADRLIQVTGGLTEREMKQQVLDNMEIEQERGITIKSQTVRLNWQAADGETYELNLMDTPGHVDFAYEVSRSLAACEGALLVVDAAQGVEAQTLANVYQSIEHDHEIVPVINKIDLPAADPEKVKLEIEEVIGLDSSDAVEASAKSGIGIEDILQAIVDKIPHPSGDRDAPLKAMLVDSWYDPYLGVVILVRVVEGSLKRGQKIKFMQAGTEHLIDRVGCFTPKRVELESLEAGEIGFITAQIKEVSQTAVGDTITTVKNPTDKPLPGFKEVQPVVFCGLFPVDAADFEKLRESLHKLRLNDASFSFEMETSAALGFGFRCGFLGLLHLEIIQERLTREYDLDLITTAPSVVYTMHLSHSKTEDAQTIELHNPADYPDVNRIESIEEPWIKATIYTPDEYLGGILKLCQDRRGIQKDLTYVGGRAQVVYELPLNEVVFDFYDRLKSISQGYASFDYEQIGNREGDLVKMSILVNEEAVDALSMIVHRSTAESRGRGMCERLKDLIPRHLFKIPVQAAIGGKVIARETISAMRKDVTAKCYGGDATRKRKLLEKQKKGKAKMREYGNVSIPQEAFIAALKMGDEG from the coding sequence ATGGCCGATCTCGAAAAAATCCGTAATTTCAGCATCATCGCGCATATCGATCATGGCAAGTCGACGCTTGCCGACCGGCTCATCCAGGTCACGGGCGGGCTGACCGAACGCGAGATGAAGCAGCAGGTGCTCGACAATATGGAGATCGAGCAGGAGCGCGGGATCACCATCAAGTCGCAGACGGTGCGCCTCAACTGGCAGGCGGCCGACGGCGAGACCTATGAGCTCAACCTCATGGACACGCCCGGCCACGTCGACTTCGCCTATGAAGTCTCGCGCAGCCTTGCCGCCTGCGAAGGCGCGCTGCTGGTCGTCGACGCGGCGCAGGGCGTCGAGGCGCAGACGCTCGCCAACGTCTACCAGTCGATCGAGCACGATCACGAGATCGTACCCGTCATCAACAAGATCGACCTGCCCGCCGCCGACCCCGAGAAGGTCAAGCTCGAGATCGAGGAAGTCATCGGGCTCGACAGTTCGGACGCGGTCGAGGCGAGCGCCAAGTCGGGCATCGGCATCGAGGACATCCTGCAGGCGATCGTCGACAAGATCCCGCACCCGAGCGGCGACCGCGATGCGCCGCTCAAGGCCATGCTCGTCGATAGCTGGTACGACCCCTATCTCGGGGTCGTCATCCTCGTGCGCGTGGTCGAGGGCAGCCTGAAGCGCGGGCAGAAGATCAAGTTCATGCAGGCGGGCACCGAGCATCTCATCGACCGCGTCGGCTGCTTCACCCCCAAGAGGGTCGAACTCGAAAGCCTCGAGGCGGGCGAGATCGGCTTCATCACCGCGCAGATCAAGGAAGTCAGCCAGACCGCGGTCGGCGACACGATCACCACGGTGAAGAACCCGACCGACAAGCCGCTGCCGGGCTTCAAGGAAGTGCAGCCGGTGGTGTTCTGCGGGCTCTTCCCCGTCGATGCGGCGGACTTCGAGAAGCTGCGCGAGAGCCTCCACAAGCTGCGCCTCAACGATGCGAGCTTCAGCTTCGAGATGGAGACATCGGCGGCGCTCGGCTTCGGCTTCCGCTGCGGCTTTCTCGGTCTCCTCCACCTCGAGATCATCCAGGAGCGGTTGACCCGCGAATATGACCTCGACCTCATCACGACCGCGCCGAGCGTCGTCTATACGATGCACCTGTCGCACTCGAAGACCGAGGATGCGCAGACGATCGAGCTGCACAATCCGGCGGACTATCCTGATGTGAACCGGATCGAGAGCATCGAGGAGCCGTGGATCAAGGCGACCATCTACACCCCTGACGAATATCTGGGCGGGATCCTCAAGCTGTGCCAGGACCGGCGCGGGATCCAGAAGGACCTGACCTATGTCGGCGGGCGCGCGCAGGTGGTCTACGAACTGCCGCTCAACGAGGTGGTGTTCGATTTTTACGACCGGCTGAAGTCGATCTCACAGGGCTATGCGAGCTTCGATTACGAGCAGATCGGCAACCGCGAGGGCGACCTCGTGAAGATGAGCATCCTCGTCAACGAAGAAGCGGTCGATGCGCTCTCGATGATCGTCCACCGCTCGACCGCCGAGAGCCGCGGCCGCGGCATGTGCGAACGGTTGAAGGACCTCATCCCGAGGCACTTGTTCAAGATCCCCGTCCAGGCCGCGATCGGCGGCAAGGTCATCGCCCGCGAGACGATCAGCGCGATGCGCAAGGACGTGACGGCGAAGTGCTATGGCGGCGACGCCACGCGCAAACGCAAGCTCCTCGAGAAGCAGAAGAAGGGCAAGGCGAAGATGCGCGAATATGGCAACGTCTCGATCCCGCAGGAAGCCTTCATCGCCGCGCTCAAGATGGGGGATGAGGGCTAG
- a CDS encoding HNH endonuclease: MPRMTTEQLTAFGAENGAISKITVREATRDRSVTLDRFEKSVLFTRYHEGSFARRGGAAPDGKSEYKNFLVNPHLVGNPSLESLRILLPKQTGSELRLYGTNSIIDLKADELFYIFTRKGEPNPFVGTITPSSLATLRNAKRADVVNDKERYVFDDESEDATFQQAIEDAAAKKPVKFSGERYPRDPKIALAAIRQAGFRCEAEVDGERHATFTSAVSGEPFVEAHHLVPLSTQASHDPTLDSQANIVALCPTCHRKLHHAATHERLELLLRLFGARSAKLQALGLKITQADLVEAYGIDTAELLRLLDNASG, encoded by the coding sequence ATGCCTCGAATGACGACAGAACAGTTGACTGCTTTTGGTGCGGAAAACGGTGCGATCTCGAAAATCACTGTGAGGGAGGCCACGCGAGACCGAAGTGTTACTTTGGATAGGTTTGAGAAAAGCGTTCTTTTTACGCGTTACCACGAAGGTAGTTTTGCGCGTAGGGGAGGTGCCGCGCCAGATGGGAAATCCGAATACAAAAATTTTCTTGTGAACCCTCACCTCGTAGGAAATCCCTCCTTGGAGTCTTTGCGGATCTTGCTGCCCAAACAGACTGGGAGCGAATTGCGTCTATATGGCACGAATTCGATTATCGATCTAAAGGCGGATGAGCTGTTCTACATCTTCACTAGAAAGGGTGAGCCGAACCCGTTTGTCGGTACGATCACGCCCTCTTCCCTTGCAACCCTACGGAATGCGAAGCGCGCAGATGTCGTGAACGACAAGGAACGCTATGTCTTCGATGACGAGAGCGAGGATGCAACTTTTCAGCAGGCAATCGAGGATGCCGCCGCAAAAAAGCCCGTGAAATTTTCCGGTGAGAGGTATCCAAGGGATCCGAAGATCGCACTGGCGGCAATCCGACAGGCTGGTTTTCGATGCGAGGCGGAGGTCGACGGAGAGCGACACGCAACCTTCACCTCGGCGGTCTCAGGTGAGCCCTTCGTAGAAGCTCACCATCTCGTACCCCTATCGACTCAAGCCTCGCACGATCCAACACTGGATTCTCAAGCAAACATTGTTGCCCTCTGCCCGACCTGCCATCGAAAACTGCACCATGCCGCCACTCACGAACGCCTTGAACTTCTGCTTCGCCTGTTCGGCGCCAGGTCGGCAAAATTGCAGGCTTTGGGCCTGAAGATTACTCAAGCTGATCTGGTCGAAGCCTACGGGATTGACACTGCGGAATTGCTCCGCCTGCTCGACAATGCAAGCGGGTAG
- a CDS encoding very short patch repair endonuclease has protein sequence MADIVSPQKRSEMMSGIKNRNTKPELIVRSVLHRSGFRFRLNKKILDTRPDIVLPKWNAAIFVHGCFWHGHEACHLYRLPKSNTDFWADKVEANKQRDAKHIAILTAADWRVLTVWECALKGRKQLPRLTLAQRLIASIRRKTEDFDIRGV, from the coding sequence TTGGCTGATATCGTCTCGCCACAAAAACGTAGCGAAATGATGTCCGGAATCAAAAACCGGAATACCAAGCCAGAGTTGATTGTCCGGAGCGTATTGCATCGATCAGGGTTTCGATTTCGGCTAAACAAGAAAATTCTCGATACTCGGCCGGACATTGTGCTCCCGAAGTGGAACGCGGCTATTTTTGTCCACGGATGCTTCTGGCATGGCCATGAAGCGTGCCACCTATATCGCCTTCCGAAATCGAATACCGACTTTTGGGCAGATAAGGTGGAGGCCAACAAGCAGCGAGATGCCAAACACATCGCTATCCTAACCGCCGCAGACTGGCGCGTATTGACAGTGTGGGAGTGCGCGCTGAAGGGACGGAAACAACTTCCCCGATTAACCCTCGCACAACGACTTATCGCCTCAATCCGACGCAAAACAGAAGATTTCGACATTCGAGGCGTCTGA
- a CDS encoding DUF1206 domain-containing protein encodes MVTTSSLESTASSLENWTRVGYVARGLIYILLGYVALSASAPDSSSELFKQVEELPAGTVLLWIIMIGAFGYGLWKIFDAVKNLEGFDDDAKGKAKRFFYIVGGVGYWILAFLAAKTVFGSGGSGDGTEEAAAMAPDWLLLATGAGILIAGVYQIKKGVTRDFLRGLAAGTPPFVGWLGLAGHLARGIVFIVSGWAVIQATGNADAAKGLPGALASLKDMGTVFTLLCIGLILFGIFSLIEARYRIIPNEDLRPGR; translated from the coding sequence ATGGTCACCACGTCGAGTCTCGAATCCACCGCTTCCAGCCTAGAGAACTGGACCCGCGTCGGCTATGTCGCGCGCGGCCTCATCTACATCCTCCTCGGCTATGTTGCGCTATCCGCCAGCGCGCCCGACAGCTCGTCCGAGCTGTTCAAGCAGGTCGAGGAACTGCCCGCGGGGACCGTCCTCCTGTGGATCATCATGATCGGGGCCTTCGGATACGGGCTGTGGAAGATCTTCGATGCGGTGAAGAACCTCGAGGGCTTTGACGACGATGCCAAGGGCAAGGCCAAGCGCTTCTTCTATATCGTCGGCGGGGTCGGCTACTGGATCCTCGCCTTCCTCGCCGCCAAGACCGTCTTCGGGTCGGGCGGCTCGGGCGACGGCACCGAGGAAGCCGCCGCCATGGCGCCCGACTGGCTGCTGCTCGCCACCGGCGCGGGCATCCTCATCGCCGGCGTCTACCAGATCAAGAAGGGCGTCACGCGCGACTTCCTGCGCGGCCTCGCGGCGGGCACCCCGCCCTTTGTCGGCTGGCTCGGGCTGGCCGGCCATCTGGCCCGCGGGATCGTCTTCATCGTCTCGGGCTGGGCCGTCATCCAGGCAACCGGCAATGCCGATGCGGCCAAGGGCCTGCCCGGCGCGCTCGCCAGCCTCAAGGACATGGGCACGGTCTTCACGCTCCTGTGCATCGGCCTCATCCTGTTCGGCATCTTCAGCCTCATCGAGGCGCGCTACCGGATCATTCCCAACGAGGATTTGCGTCCGGGTCGTTAG